From the genome of Narcine bancroftii isolate sNarBan1 unplaced genomic scaffold, sNarBan1.hap1 Scaffold_31, whole genome shotgun sequence, one region includes:
- the LOC138750950 gene encoding WD repeat-containing protein 20-like isoform X2, with protein sequence MAAETGGKELNEVKSLFRTREGAYQLLSLAEYSRPSRLPLSTAQGTHPVRVSVVTMPGPAGSGERICFNVGRELYLYLYRGPRQVRSKPEVCIGWNLVSSTWRNSAGSRPK encoded by the exons ATGGCGGCCGAGACCGGGGGCAAGGAGTTAAACGAGGTGAAGTCGCTGTTCCGCACCCGGGAGGGCGCCTACCAGCTGCTGAGCCTGGCGGAGTACAGCCGCCCCAGCCGCCTACCCCTCAGCACCGCGCAGGGCACCCACCCCGTGCGGGTGTCCGTGGTCACCATGCCCGGACCGGCCGGCAGCGGCGAGCGCATCTGCTTCAACGTGGGCCGCGAGCTCTACCTCTATCTGTACCGGGGGCCCAGGCAG GTTAGAAGTAAACCAGAAGTCTGCATTGGCTGGAATCTAGTGTCATCcacatggaggaactcagcag GCAGCAGACCTAAGTAA
- the LOC138750950 gene encoding WD repeat-containing protein 20-like isoform X1 has product MAAETGGKELNEVKSLFRTREGAYQLLSLAEYSRPSRLPLSTAQGTHPVRVSVVTMPGPAGSGERICFNVGRELYLYLYRGPRQAADLSKPIDKRIYKGTQPTCHDFNQFTATPDSVSLVVGFSAGQVQYLDPIKKETSKLFNEEVVSFFWFGCEGTDFY; this is encoded by the exons ATGGCGGCCGAGACCGGGGGCAAGGAGTTAAACGAGGTGAAGTCGCTGTTCCGCACCCGGGAGGGCGCCTACCAGCTGCTGAGCCTGGCGGAGTACAGCCGCCCCAGCCGCCTACCCCTCAGCACCGCGCAGGGCACCCACCCCGTGCGGGTGTCCGTGGTCACCATGCCCGGACCGGCCGGCAGCGGCGAGCGCATCTGCTTCAACGTGGGCCGCGAGCTCTACCTCTATCTGTACCGGGGGCCCAGGCAG GCAGCAGACCTAAGTAAACCCATTGACAAGCGTATATACAAAGGGACGCAGCCCACCTGCCATGATTTTAACCAGTTTACTGCCACACCTGACAGTGTCTCGCTTGTAGTTGGCTTCTCCGCAGGTCAAGTCCAGTATCTGGATCCAATCAAGAAGGAAACCAGTAAATTGTTCAATGAAGAGGTAGTGTCTTTTTTTTGGTTTGGTTGCGAAGGGACCGACTTCTATTGA
- the LOC138750950 gene encoding WD repeat-containing protein 20-like isoform X3 — protein sequence MAAETGGKELNEVKSLFRTREGAYQLLSLAEYSRPSRLPLSTAQGTHPVRVSVVTMPGPAGSGERICFNVGRELYLYLYRGPRQQT from the exons ATGGCGGCCGAGACCGGGGGCAAGGAGTTAAACGAGGTGAAGTCGCTGTTCCGCACCCGGGAGGGCGCCTACCAGCTGCTGAGCCTGGCGGAGTACAGCCGCCCCAGCCGCCTACCCCTCAGCACCGCGCAGGGCACCCACCCCGTGCGGGTGTCCGTGGTCACCATGCCCGGACCGGCCGGCAGCGGCGAGCGCATCTGCTTCAACGTGGGCCGCGAGCTCTACCTCTATCTGTACCGGGGGCCCAGGCAG CAGACCTAA